The proteins below come from a single Halothiobacillus neapolitanus c2 genomic window:
- a CDS encoding Trm112 family protein: MDKRLLEILVCPVTKGPLIYQQDSNELISLSARLAYPIRDDIPIMLETDARPLEDEEYEKLRKAHPAEPIAP; encoded by the coding sequence GTGGATAAACGTTTGCTTGAAATTCTCGTGTGCCCGGTGACCAAGGGGCCATTAATTTATCAACAAGACAGCAATGAGTTGATTTCGCTATCGGCCCGTTTGGCCTATCCGATTCGTGACGACATTCCGATCATGCTGGAAACGGATGCCCGTCCGCTTGAGGACGAAGAGTACGAGAAACTGCGCAAAGCCCATCCTGCCGAGCCAATCGCCCCGTGA
- the kdsB gene encoding 3-deoxy-manno-octulosonate cytidylyltransferase, with the protein MSEVTFDGDFCVIIPARMSSTRLPGKPLADIHGRPMLAWVHDCAKASGAERIIVAVDDADLHAVAQQFGAHSVLTRNDHESGTDRLAEVVTQLDLPEDQIVVNLQGDEPLMHPELLRQVAGLLVAQKEAAMATLMVPIIDAHEFNDPSAVKVVASDTGKALYFSRSPIPFHRDGLPEHGAVLGYRHLGIYAYRAGFLQRFTAAPMAELERAEKLEQLRALAMGESIAVAVAKMIPHAGVDTPADLERVRDVLQTRV; encoded by the coding sequence GTGAGTGAAGTGACTTTCGATGGCGATTTCTGCGTCATTATTCCGGCACGGATGAGCTCGACGCGGTTGCCCGGCAAACCGCTCGCCGATATTCACGGCCGTCCGATGTTGGCATGGGTGCACGATTGTGCCAAAGCCAGTGGTGCCGAGCGCATCATTGTGGCCGTGGACGACGCCGACCTCCATGCAGTGGCCCAGCAATTCGGGGCTCATTCCGTACTGACGCGTAACGATCACGAATCCGGCACCGACCGGCTGGCTGAAGTGGTCACGCAACTGGACCTGCCCGAAGATCAAATCGTGGTGAATCTGCAAGGTGACGAGCCGCTGATGCATCCCGAATTGTTGCGGCAAGTGGCTGGCCTATTGGTTGCTCAGAAAGAGGCGGCCATGGCGACGCTGATGGTGCCAATCATCGATGCGCATGAGTTCAATGACCCCTCGGCCGTGAAGGTCGTGGCCAGTGATACGGGTAAAGCCCTGTACTTCTCTCGCTCGCCGATTCCGTTCCATCGTGATGGGTTGCCGGAGCATGGCGCCGTGCTCGGTTATCGACATCTGGGAATCTATGCCTATCGTGCCGGATTCTTGCAACGCTTCACTGCAGCGCCGATGGCCGAGCTGGAAAGGGCGGAAAAATTGGAGCAGCTTCGCGCTTTGGCCATGGGCGAGTCAATCGCCGTGGCAGTGGCCAAGATGATTCCCCACGCAGGCGTGGACACGCCCGCAGATCTGGAGCGGGTACGGGACGTGCTGCAAACGCGGGTTTAG
- the lpxK gene encoding tetraacyldisaccharide 4'-kinase — translation MRYPDFWQRRGLRSWLLWPLSLVTCMVARRRRAAAERGEARLQDGCPVVVIGNITVGGTGKTPVLIALARALAEHGRRVGVISRGYGARIGIEPRDVSEAAGPDAVGDEPWLIHHALNVPVFVHPDRVRAAEQLRARHPEVDVILSDDGLQHHALPREVEIVVIDGVRRLGNRLCLPAGPLRESAKTLDDVDFVIVNGEQFSDDQWAVQFELTRVRDLFDQSIQSVDDFILGLGDQTVVALAGIGHPEKFFTALRDRGLSLETYALEDHQPVPPALLHYLRRVGSPIVMTEKDAVKWQQNRLPWHVRPGQVFAVIGQIRLPDELVRAILDKLPPRPECPT, via the coding sequence ATGCGGTATCCCGATTTTTGGCAGCGGCGCGGATTGCGCAGTTGGTTGCTTTGGCCGCTCTCGCTCGTTACCTGTATGGTCGCGCGGCGGCGGCGGGCTGCTGCCGAGCGCGGCGAAGCGCGTCTACAGGATGGTTGCCCGGTGGTCGTCATCGGTAATATCACCGTGGGCGGAACCGGCAAAACGCCGGTGCTGATCGCATTGGCGCGCGCGCTTGCCGAGCACGGACGCAGGGTGGGGGTGATCAGTCGGGGCTACGGTGCCAGAATCGGGATCGAGCCGCGCGATGTGTCCGAAGCCGCCGGGCCTGATGCCGTTGGCGACGAGCCCTGGTTGATCCATCATGCCCTGAACGTGCCCGTGTTCGTTCATCCAGACCGAGTGCGGGCGGCCGAACAATTGCGCGCCAGACACCCGGAGGTGGATGTCATCCTGAGTGATGACGGCTTGCAGCATCACGCCTTGCCCCGCGAAGTCGAAATCGTGGTGATCGACGGCGTTCGTAGATTGGGCAATCGATTATGCCTGCCGGCGGGGCCACTGCGAGAATCGGCAAAAACCCTCGATGACGTCGACTTCGTTATCGTCAACGGCGAACAGTTTTCTGATGATCAATGGGCCGTTCAGTTCGAATTGACGCGGGTGCGCGATCTGTTCGATCAGAGCATCCAGAGCGTGGACGATTTCATACTAGGATTGGGCGACCAAACCGTCGTCGCATTGGCCGGTATTGGGCACCCCGAAAAGTTCTTCACTGCGTTGCGTGACCGGGGTCTTAGTCTGGAAACCTATGCATTGGAGGATCATCAACCCGTACCTCCGGCATTGCTTCATTATCTTCGCCGGGTAGGCAGCCCGATTGTGATGACAGAGAAAGATGCGGTGAAGTGGCAGCAAAACCGCCTGCCTTGGCATGTTCGCCCAGGCCAGGTGTTTGCTGTTATCGGACAAATCCGGTTGCCAGACGAATTGGTTCGTGCCATTTTGGACAAACTACCGCCCCGACCTGAATGCCCGACTTGA